One Nonomuraea angiospora DNA segment encodes these proteins:
- a CDS encoding endo-1,4-beta-xylanase, with amino-acid sequence MSVHSSSPVRALLVLVGMLATFLLPAGPAHASAPLRTHAAAKGKFIGAALATGQLAGESAYRNLAATEFSQVTAENAMKWDSTEPSQGQFNFSGADAIVNFATQNNQQVHGHTLVWHQQTPGWVQGLSATAMRSAMQNHISQVVGHYADNPAVVSWDVVNEVFDDSGNLRTSFWYNTLGQSYIADAFRAARAADPDARLCINDYNTEGINAKSTAIYNLVSSLRQQGVPVDCVGFQTHLAIQYGFPNDFQQNLQRFAALGVQVRITELDVRMVMPRDATKDATQATYYRNVVNACLAVTACAGVTIWGFTDKYSWVPDTFSGQGAALIYDESYQQKPSYTAVHDALAGGTTTDPTPPTTPGIPSAGSVTSNSASLTWTASTDSGGSGLAGYDVYREQGATDQLLGQSTTNSISLTGLSPSTQYQVYVRARDGAGNVSANSALGTFTTTAGPGGGGGCTAAGTVQTQWATGYVVQPVTVTNTGTSAITGWTVTFTLPAGHTLTGSWNATLTVSGQTVTAKNLAYNGNLAPNAGTTFGFQVSRPSGNTQTPSGYTCA; translated from the coding sequence ATGTCCGTGCATTCGTCCTCGCCCGTCAGAGCCCTCCTCGTCCTCGTGGGGATGCTCGCAACCTTCCTCCTGCCGGCCGGCCCGGCCCACGCCTCCGCGCCCCTGCGCACCCACGCGGCGGCCAAGGGCAAGTTCATCGGGGCGGCGCTGGCCACCGGCCAGCTCGCCGGCGAGAGCGCCTACCGCAACCTCGCCGCCACCGAGTTCAGCCAGGTCACCGCCGAGAACGCGATGAAGTGGGACTCGACCGAGCCCAGCCAGGGCCAGTTCAACTTCTCCGGCGCCGACGCCATCGTCAACTTCGCCACCCAGAACAACCAGCAGGTCCACGGCCACACGCTCGTCTGGCACCAGCAGACCCCGGGCTGGGTGCAGGGCCTGAGCGCCACCGCCATGCGCAGCGCCATGCAGAACCACATCAGCCAGGTCGTCGGCCACTACGCCGACAACCCGGCCGTGGTCTCCTGGGACGTGGTCAACGAGGTCTTCGACGACAGCGGCAACCTGCGCACGTCGTTCTGGTACAACACGCTGGGCCAGAGCTACATCGCCGACGCCTTCCGGGCCGCCCGCGCCGCCGACCCCGACGCCCGGCTGTGCATCAACGACTACAACACCGAGGGGATCAACGCCAAGAGCACGGCGATCTACAACCTGGTCTCGTCGCTGCGCCAGCAGGGCGTGCCCGTCGACTGCGTCGGCTTCCAGACGCACCTCGCGATCCAGTACGGCTTCCCGAACGACTTCCAGCAGAACCTCCAGCGCTTCGCCGCCCTCGGCGTCCAGGTCCGCATCACCGAGCTGGACGTGCGCATGGTGATGCCCAGGGACGCCACCAAGGACGCCACGCAGGCCACCTACTACCGCAACGTCGTCAACGCCTGCCTGGCCGTGACCGCCTGCGCCGGCGTGACGATCTGGGGCTTCACCGACAAGTACTCCTGGGTGCCCGACACGTTCTCCGGCCAGGGCGCGGCCCTGATCTACGACGAGAGCTACCAGCAGAAGCCGTCGTACACCGCCGTGCACGACGCGCTGGCCGGCGGCACGACCACCGACCCCACCCCGCCGACCACCCCCGGCATCCCCTCGGCGGGCAGCGTCACCTCGAACTCGGCCTCGCTCACCTGGACCGCCTCGACCGACAGCGGCGGGAGCGGGCTCGCCGGGTACGACGTCTACCGCGAGCAGGGCGCGACCGACCAGCTCCTCGGCCAGTCCACGACCAACTCGATCTCGCTGACCGGGCTCAGCCCCTCGACCCAGTACCAGGTGTACGTCCGGGCGCGTGACGGAGCGGGGAACGTCTCGGCCAACTCCGCCCTGGGCACCTTCACCACCACGGCCGGCCCGGGCGGCGGCGGTGGCTGCACGGCCGCCGGGACCGTGCAGACCCAGTGGGCCACCGGGTACGTCGTCCAGCCCGTGACCGTCACCAACACCGGGACCTCCGCCATCACCGGCTGGACCGTCACCTTCACCCTGCCCGCCGGGCACACGCTGACCGGCTCGTGGAACGCCACCCTCACCGTCAGCGGGCAGACAGTCACCGCCAAGAACCTCGCCTACAACGGCAACCTGGCCCCGAACGCCGGCACCACCTTCGGGTTCCAGGTCAGCCGGCCGAGCGGCAACACCCAGACGCCCTCCGGCTACACCTGCGCATAA
- a CDS encoding class I adenylate-forming enzyme family protein, protein MSLSHAQVVAQLTGPGQLFEIEEIGDTGIRTWKHAPTHFRALLEMSRFHGEKVFLVYEDEHITFEDHFRRAATLANRLVEEYGVRKGDRVGVAMRNYPEWVVSFSAALATGAVAVPLNAWWTEAELAYGVRDSGAKVLIADGERAARLASTGVPLIVARGEVPQGARGFDDVLGEVAADVTLPAVELAPEDPATIFYTSGTTGSPKGALGSHRNLGQSPMTVAFGLMRAVAMAGKDVAAAAGTRRVTLLTVPLFHVTGCFSALTTTMFAGGGLVLMYKWDPEQALRLIERERVTAMIGVPTNAWQLMSHPDFGKYDLSSLATLGYGGAPAPPKLLERITRNLPDRAPSNGYGMTETTALAIGNGGADYRAKPDSIGLPSPVVDVRVVDPMGAELPPGEVGELCVRGPNVILGYWNKPEATAETFVHGWLHTGDLAKIDEEGFVYIVDRAKDMVIRGGENVYCAEVEAALFEHPAVDDAAVIGVPHDELGEEVGAVIRLAPGTSVATEDLQSFLKDRIAKFKIPAHVWFREGELPRNPGGKILKTHLRREILGA, encoded by the coding sequence ATGTCCCTTTCGCATGCCCAGGTCGTGGCCCAGCTCACCGGACCCGGCCAGCTGTTCGAGATCGAGGAGATCGGCGACACCGGGATACGCACCTGGAAGCACGCGCCCACCCACTTCCGCGCACTGCTGGAGATGAGCCGCTTCCACGGCGAGAAGGTCTTCCTCGTGTACGAGGACGAGCACATCACGTTCGAGGACCATTTCCGCCGCGCCGCCACCCTCGCCAACCGCCTGGTCGAGGAGTACGGGGTGCGCAAGGGCGACCGGGTGGGCGTGGCCATGCGCAACTACCCCGAATGGGTCGTCTCGTTCTCGGCCGCGCTGGCGACGGGGGCCGTCGCCGTACCGCTCAATGCCTGGTGGACGGAGGCCGAGCTGGCCTACGGCGTGCGGGACTCCGGCGCCAAGGTGCTGATCGCGGACGGCGAGCGCGCCGCCCGCCTCGCCTCGACGGGCGTCCCCCTGATCGTCGCCCGGGGCGAGGTCCCGCAGGGCGCGCGCGGCTTCGACGACGTGCTGGGCGAGGTCGCCGCCGACGTCACGCTCCCCGCCGTCGAGCTGGCCCCCGAGGACCCCGCCACGATCTTCTACACCTCCGGCACGACCGGCAGCCCCAAGGGAGCCCTGGGCAGCCACCGCAACCTGGGCCAGTCCCCCATGACCGTCGCCTTCGGCCTCATGCGGGCGGTGGCCATGGCGGGCAAGGACGTCGCGGCCGCGGCGGGCACCCGCCGGGTCACGCTGCTGACCGTCCCCCTGTTCCACGTCACGGGCTGCTTCTCCGCCCTGACCACGACGATGTTCGCCGGCGGAGGCCTCGTGCTCATGTACAAGTGGGACCCCGAGCAGGCATTGCGGCTGATCGAGCGGGAGCGCGTGACGGCCATGATCGGCGTGCCCACGAACGCCTGGCAGCTCATGTCCCACCCCGACTTCGGCAAGTACGACCTGTCGTCCCTCGCCACCCTCGGGTACGGCGGCGCCCCCGCCCCGCCCAAGCTGCTGGAGCGCATCACCCGCAACCTCCCCGACCGCGCCCCCTCCAACGGCTATGGCATGACCGAGACGACCGCCCTGGCCATCGGCAACGGCGGCGCCGACTACCGGGCCAAGCCCGACAGCATCGGCCTGCCCTCACCCGTCGTGGACGTGCGCGTGGTCGACCCCATGGGCGCCGAACTGCCGCCCGGCGAGGTGGGCGAGCTGTGCGTACGCGGCCCGAACGTCATCCTGGGCTACTGGAACAAGCCGGAGGCGACGGCGGAGACGTTCGTGCACGGCTGGCTGCACACCGGTGACCTGGCCAAGATCGACGAAGAGGGCTTCGTCTACATCGTGGACCGGGCCAAGGACATGGTGATCAGGGGCGGCGAGAACGTCTACTGCGCCGAGGTGGAGGCGGCCCTGTTCGAGCACCCGGCGGTCGACGACGCGGCGGTGATCGGGGTGCCGCACGACGAGCTCGGGGAGGAGGTCGGCGCGGTCATCCGCCTGGCGCCCGGCACCTCGGTCGCCACGGAGGACCTCCAGTCGTTCCTCAAGGACCGGATCGCCAAGTTCAAGATCCCGGCGCACGTCTGGTTCCGGGAGGGCGAGCTGCCCCGCAACCCCGGCGGCAAGATCCTCAAGACCCACCTGCGCAGGGAGATCCTGGGCGCCTGA
- a CDS encoding nuclear transport factor 2 family protein — protein MNLIERYVAAWNETDADARAKAVAELWTEDGTYTDPLADVKGHDAIAAVIAGAQGMFPGLVFTPGEVYDAHHHIARFTWHLGPEGGEAVAVGFDVVELAEDGRIRTVLGFLDKVPAA, from the coding sequence ATGAACCTCATCGAGCGCTACGTCGCCGCCTGGAACGAGACCGACGCCGACGCCCGCGCCAAGGCCGTGGCCGAGCTGTGGACCGAGGACGGCACCTACACCGACCCCCTGGCCGACGTGAAGGGCCACGACGCGATCGCCGCGGTGATCGCAGGAGCCCAGGGCATGTTCCCCGGCCTGGTGTTCACCCCGGGCGAGGTGTACGACGCCCACCACCACATCGCCCGCTTCACCTGGCACCTCGGCCCGGAGGGCGGGGAGGCGGTCGCGGTCGGGTTCGACGTGGTGGAGCTGGCCGAAGACGGGCGGATCCGCACGGTCCTCGGCTTCCTCGACAAGGTCCCCGCCGCCTGA
- a CDS encoding MFS transporter, which produces MLPTGRLKRLLRHLTLDVSPLRDSRDYRLLFASGVITMFGTFITMVAVPYQMKELTDSYLAVSLVSLAEFVPMVVCGLWGGAIADALDRRKIIVLSELGLLVTTGALTVNAMLPNPQIWVLYVMGAVSTGISCLQRPSLEAVFQQVVKHEQQGAAAVLSSMRWNFGAIVAPALGGLLVTAFGPAAAYGIDTLSFALSLALLWRIRSLPPAEDAAPASLKSLVEGMRYAAGRPDLVGTYLVDIAAMVFAMGTSLFPFLADELHSPQALGLLYSASAVGALAASITGGWAARVHRQGLGVIVAAALWGAAVAASALAPNVWVLFACLAFAGAADMVSGIFRMTMWNQTIPPELRGRLAGIELLSYASGPMLGNARAGLMADFGGTRFSLGAGGLLCVGAVLGLAAALPAFRTYDARTDDHALAEKARREAAV; this is translated from the coding sequence GTGCTGCCCACCGGACGACTGAAGCGCCTGCTGCGTCACCTCACCCTCGACGTCAGCCCGCTGCGCGACTCCCGCGACTACCGCCTCCTGTTCGCCTCCGGCGTCATCACGATGTTCGGCACGTTCATCACCATGGTCGCGGTGCCGTACCAGATGAAGGAGCTGACGGACTCCTACCTGGCGGTCAGCCTGGTGAGCCTGGCGGAGTTCGTCCCGATGGTGGTGTGCGGCCTGTGGGGCGGCGCGATCGCCGACGCGCTCGACCGCCGCAAGATCATCGTCCTGAGCGAGCTGGGCCTCCTGGTCACCACGGGCGCGCTCACGGTCAACGCGATGCTCCCCAACCCCCAGATCTGGGTCCTGTACGTGATGGGCGCCGTCTCCACGGGCATCTCCTGCCTGCAGCGTCCCAGCCTGGAGGCCGTGTTCCAGCAGGTGGTCAAGCACGAGCAGCAGGGCGCGGCGGCGGTGCTGTCGAGCATGCGCTGGAACTTCGGCGCCATCGTCGCCCCGGCGCTGGGCGGCCTGCTGGTGACCGCCTTCGGCCCGGCGGCGGCGTACGGCATCGACACGCTGAGCTTCGCGCTGTCGCTGGCGCTGCTGTGGCGGATCAGGTCGCTGCCGCCGGCCGAGGACGCCGCCCCCGCGTCGCTGAAGTCGCTGGTCGAGGGCATGCGCTACGCGGCGGGCCGCCCCGACCTGGTGGGCACGTACCTGGTGGACATCGCGGCCATGGTGTTCGCGATGGGGACGTCGCTCTTCCCGTTCCTGGCCGACGAGCTGCACTCCCCCCAGGCGCTGGGACTGCTGTACTCGGCGAGCGCGGTGGGCGCGCTGGCCGCCTCGATCACCGGCGGCTGGGCGGCCCGCGTACACCGCCAGGGCCTGGGCGTGATCGTCGCGGCCGCCCTCTGGGGTGCGGCGGTGGCCGCGTCGGCGCTGGCCCCCAACGTCTGGGTACTGTTCGCCTGCCTGGCCTTCGCGGGCGCCGCAGACATGGTCAGCGGCATCTTCCGCATGACGATGTGGAACCAGACGATCCCGCCGGAGCTGCGCGGGCGGCTGGCCGGGATCGAGCTCCTGTCGTACGCGTCCGGCCCGATGCTGGGCAACGCCCGCGCCGGCCTGATGGCTGACTTCGGCGGCACCCGCTTCTCCCTCGGCGCGGGCGGCCTGCTGTGCGTGGGCGCCGTGCTCGGCCTGGCCGCCGCACTGCCCGCGTTCCGCACGTACGACGCCAGGACCGACGACCACGCCCTGGCGGAGAAGGCCCGCAGGGAGGCCGCCGTCTAG
- a CDS encoding metallophosphoesterase family protein, whose amino-acid sequence MGESGRMRIAVLSDIHGVLPALEAVLDEPEVAGADVIALTGDMAAGPMPVQTLDVLVSLGERALWVNGNADRELVEAARGKAVPYPVSQWAAGQLRDDQVELLAGLPDRQVVELGRLGTTLFVHATPRSDEEMILVDSSLERWAEVLAGESAGTVVLGNTHMPFVRLADRVLVVNPGSVGMPYGRSGAHWALLDGDTGAVTLRRTPLDAARVGERLVRESRFDGIEEWVAGYVTNVHSDAEALPVFAKAEGR is encoded by the coding sequence ATGGGGGAGAGTGGCCGTATGCGTATTGCTGTGTTGTCCGATATCCATGGGGTGTTGCCCGCGCTCGAGGCCGTCTTGGACGAGCCGGAGGTGGCCGGGGCGGATGTGATCGCGCTGACCGGGGACATGGCCGCCGGGCCGATGCCGGTCCAGACGCTGGACGTGCTCGTCTCGCTGGGTGAGCGGGCGTTGTGGGTCAACGGGAACGCCGACAGGGAGCTGGTGGAGGCGGCGCGCGGGAAGGCCGTTCCCTATCCCGTGTCGCAGTGGGCCGCCGGGCAGTTGCGCGACGATCAGGTCGAGCTGCTCGCCGGGTTGCCCGATCGGCAGGTCGTCGAGCTGGGGCGGCTGGGGACCACGTTGTTCGTGCACGCGACGCCGCGCAGCGACGAGGAGATGATCCTCGTGGACAGCTCGCTGGAGCGGTGGGCCGAGGTGCTGGCCGGGGAGAGCGCCGGCACCGTGGTGCTGGGCAACACGCACATGCCCTTCGTACGGCTGGCCGATCGGGTGCTGGTCGTGAACCCCGGGTCGGTCGGCATGCCGTACGGGCGGAGCGGGGCGCATTGGGCGCTGCTGGACGGCGACACCGGCGCCGTGACCCTGCGCCGGACCCCGCTCGACGCCGCCCGGGTGGGGGAGCGGCTGGTGCGGGAGAGCAGGTTCGACGGGATCGAGGAGTGGGTGGCCGGCTACGTGACGAACGTCCACTCCGACGCCGAGGCGCTGCCGGTGTTCGCCAAGGCGGAAGGCCGGTGA
- a CDS encoding Uma2 family endonuclease translates to MTADAVVQESATRHPSLPDWVFPPPGGFIAENLDHIPDLPAHTELIDGSLVFVSPRASFHMRVVSFLESEIRRAAPQDLRVRREMTIILGPRQRLEPDLIVIKAGAARDDDETFYKAQDVVFAIEVTTPASEVRDRHRKPQLYAEAAIQYFWRVEKNPDKPVVYAYELDPTTSSYALTGIHRECVKATAPFDLVIDLTEIDRL, encoded by the coding sequence ATGACAGCCGACGCGGTGGTCCAAGAGAGCGCGACGAGGCATCCCTCGCTGCCCGACTGGGTGTTTCCTCCACCCGGAGGCTTCATCGCGGAAAACCTCGATCACATTCCGGATTTGCCTGCACACACAGAGTTGATTGATGGAAGCTTGGTCTTCGTGAGTCCCCGAGCCTCCTTCCACATGCGCGTCGTATCGTTTCTCGAGAGCGAAATTCGCCGTGCGGCACCTCAAGACCTTCGCGTGCGTCGCGAGATGACCATCATTCTCGGCCCTCGCCAGCGCCTAGAGCCCGACCTCATCGTGATCAAGGCCGGCGCCGCCCGCGACGACGACGAGACCTTCTACAAGGCGCAAGATGTGGTCTTCGCGATAGAAGTCACCACTCCCGCGTCCGAGGTCCGCGACCGCCACCGCAAGCCGCAGCTCTACGCCGAAGCCGCGATCCAATACTTCTGGCGGGTCGAGAAGAATCCGGACAAGCCCGTGGTCTATGCCTACGAACTGGATCCCACCACCAGCTCCTATGCCCTCACCGGCATCCACCGCGAGTGCGTCAAGGCAACCGCCCCCTTCGATCTGGTCATCGACCTCACCGAGATCGACCGGCTCTGA
- a CDS encoding Uma2 family endonuclease produces MTAEAVIVKMTPPSLPSWAVPPPEGFVAEDLDHIPDLPAHTELIDGSLVLVSPQRHFHHTVIFRLHVALEDFVPPGHEVVQEMSVKLAPKQRPMPDLMIVGPHAVIGGEVTLFQASDVILAVEVVSPDSQVRDRDRKPVLYAEAGIPHFWLIEEDNGKPTVFVFERNPVTKSYEAAGTYHERLKVTVPFDLDIDLTKLYQARTR; encoded by the coding sequence GTGACTGCCGAAGCGGTGATCGTAAAAATGACGCCTCCCTCGCTGCCCAGCTGGGCTGTCCCGCCGCCGGAGGGCTTCGTCGCCGAAGACCTCGATCACATTCCGGATTTGCCTGCGCACACAGAGTTGATTGATGGAAGCTTGGTGCTCGTGAGCCCGCAGCGACACTTCCATCACACCGTCATCTTCCGGCTGCATGTCGCGCTGGAAGACTTCGTGCCACCAGGCCACGAAGTGGTCCAGGAGATGAGCGTCAAGCTCGCCCCGAAGCAGCGTCCAATGCCTGACCTGATGATCGTGGGCCCTCATGCGGTCATCGGCGGCGAGGTCACTCTGTTCCAGGCCAGCGACGTCATCCTCGCTGTCGAAGTGGTCTCACCCGACTCCCAAGTGCGTGACAGAGACCGCAAGCCTGTCCTCTACGCCGAAGCGGGAATCCCCCATTTCTGGTTGATCGAGGAGGACAACGGCAAGCCGACTGTCTTCGTCTTTGAGCGCAATCCCGTGACAAAGTCCTACGAGGCCGCCGGCACTTATCATGAAAGGCTGAAGGTCACCGTCCCGTTCGATCTCGACATCGACCTCACCAAGCTGTACCAGGCTCGAACGCGTTAA
- a CDS encoding phenylalanine--tRNA ligase subunit beta, with the protein MKVPLSWLREYVDLPAVTAHEVADKLTAAGLKLESITSHGHDVKNVVVGEVLVIEELTGFKKPIRHCKVETGEATPREIVCGATNFVAGDRVPVVLPGGVLPGGFEVGARKTYGRMSEGMICSERELGLSDDHGGIMVLPADTPIGADVVELLGLRDDVIELEITPDIGYALSIRGVAREAATGFGVAFRDPADVELPAETGTAWPASIADPTACDRFVLREVTGFDPAAQSPLWMRVRLQRAGMRSVSLAVDITNYLMLELGQPLHAFDRAKLRGEIVVRRAVAGERLETLDHVVRELDPDDILITDQSGPISMAGTMGGLETEISDASTDIVIEAAHFSATGISRESRRHGLVSESSKRFERGVDRELPLVASWRAVQLLAELGGASIQPGVTHAEVEVSPARIAIPSSYPGTVAGVPYSKETVVSRLQQVGCVVVDGDDPAVRQGGVDPTGVVTGGALAARLAVTGDDMITVTPPSWRPDLTDPNDLAEEVIRLEGYESLPSVLPSAPAGAGLTEGQRLRRRVGRALAEGGYVEVLNYPFISPDDFDRLLLPADDARRRAMRLANPLSEDEPLMRTTLLPGLLKTLVRNSGRGFSDVALFEMGSVYRPREGAPEVAPVLGVERRPTAEELASIESALPDQPLRVAVVLAGEFERSGWWGGARTASWADAVQAARLVAGEARLELSISADQHEPWHPGRCAALYVGDTLVGHAGELHPRVIEAYGLPPRTSAMELELSRLEPAMPGPVQTPPVSAYPVATQDVALIVPDFTPVADVEAALRDGAGELLESIRLFDVYAGEQVGEGNKSLAYTMRFRAADRTLTVEETTAARDAAVAMATDRVGAQLRSS; encoded by the coding sequence ATGAAGGTCCCGCTTTCCTGGCTGCGGGAGTATGTCGATCTCCCGGCGGTCACCGCCCACGAGGTGGCCGACAAGCTCACGGCCGCCGGGCTCAAGCTCGAGTCGATCACCTCGCACGGCCACGACGTCAAGAACGTCGTCGTCGGCGAGGTGCTCGTGATCGAGGAGCTGACCGGCTTCAAGAAGCCGATCCGGCACTGCAAGGTCGAGACCGGTGAGGCGACGCCGCGCGAGATCGTCTGCGGCGCCACCAACTTCGTCGCCGGCGACCGCGTGCCCGTCGTGCTGCCCGGGGGCGTGCTGCCCGGCGGGTTCGAGGTCGGGGCGCGCAAGACGTACGGGCGCATGTCGGAGGGCATGATCTGCTCCGAGCGCGAGCTCGGGCTGAGCGACGATCACGGCGGCATCATGGTGCTGCCGGCCGACACCCCGATCGGCGCCGACGTGGTCGAGCTGCTCGGCCTGCGCGACGACGTGATCGAGCTGGAGATCACGCCCGACATCGGCTACGCGCTGTCGATCAGGGGCGTGGCCCGCGAGGCGGCGACCGGGTTCGGGGTGGCCTTCCGCGACCCCGCCGACGTCGAGCTGCCCGCCGAGACCGGCACGGCGTGGCCGGCGTCGATCGCCGACCCGACCGCGTGCGACAGGTTCGTGCTGCGCGAGGTCACCGGCTTCGACCCCGCCGCCCAGAGCCCGCTCTGGATGCGGGTACGCCTCCAGCGCGCCGGCATGCGGTCCGTGTCGCTGGCCGTCGACATCACCAACTACCTGATGCTGGAGCTCGGGCAGCCGCTGCACGCCTTCGACCGCGCCAAGCTGCGCGGCGAGATCGTCGTGCGCCGCGCCGTCGCGGGCGAGCGGCTCGAGACGCTCGACCACGTCGTACGCGAGCTCGACCCCGACGACATCCTGATCACCGACCAGTCGGGGCCGATCTCGATGGCCGGCACCATGGGCGGGCTGGAGACCGAGATCTCCGACGCCTCGACCGACATCGTCATCGAGGCCGCCCACTTCTCCGCGACCGGCATCTCGCGCGAGTCGCGCAGGCACGGGCTGGTGTCGGAGTCGTCCAAGCGCTTCGAACGCGGCGTCGACCGGGAGCTGCCGCTCGTCGCCTCGTGGCGGGCCGTGCAGCTGCTGGCCGAGCTGGGCGGCGCGAGCATCCAGCCCGGGGTCACGCACGCCGAGGTCGAGGTGTCGCCCGCGCGCATCGCGATCCCGTCGAGCTATCCGGGCACCGTGGCCGGCGTCCCCTACTCCAAGGAGACCGTCGTCTCCCGGCTGCAGCAGGTCGGCTGCGTCGTGGTCGACGGCGACGACCCGGCCGTGCGCCAGGGCGGCGTCGACCCGACCGGCGTCGTGACCGGCGGCGCCCTGGCGGCCAGACTGGCCGTCACCGGCGACGACATGATCACGGTGACGCCGCCGTCGTGGCGGCCCGACCTCACCGACCCCAACGACCTGGCCGAAGAGGTCATCCGGCTGGAGGGCTACGAGAGCCTGCCGTCGGTGCTGCCCTCCGCCCCCGCCGGGGCCGGGCTCACCGAGGGCCAGCGGCTGCGCCGCCGGGTCGGCCGGGCGCTGGCCGAGGGCGGCTACGTCGAGGTGCTCAACTACCCGTTCATCAGCCCCGACGACTTCGACCGGCTGCTCCTGCCCGCGGACGACGCGCGCCGCCGCGCCATGCGGCTGGCCAACCCGCTGTCGGAGGACGAGCCTCTGATGCGCACGACGCTGCTGCCGGGGCTGCTCAAGACCCTGGTGCGCAACTCCGGGCGCGGGTTCTCCGACGTGGCGCTGTTCGAGATGGGGTCGGTCTACCGGCCGCGCGAGGGCGCTCCCGAGGTGGCCCCGGTGCTCGGCGTCGAGCGCCGGCCGACCGCCGAGGAGCTGGCCTCGATCGAGTCGGCGCTGCCCGACCAGCCGCTGCGGGTCGCGGTGGTGCTGGCCGGGGAGTTCGAGCGGTCCGGCTGGTGGGGCGGCGCCCGCACCGCCTCCTGGGCCGACGCGGTGCAGGCCGCGCGGCTGGTCGCGGGCGAGGCGCGGCTGGAGCTGTCCATCAGCGCCGACCAGCACGAGCCCTGGCACCCCGGCCGGTGCGCCGCCCTCTACGTGGGCGACACGCTGGTGGGGCACGCCGGCGAGCTGCACCCGCGCGTCATCGAGGCGTACGGGCTGCCGCCGCGCACCTCGGCCATGGAGCTGGAGCTGTCGCGCCTGGAGCCCGCCATGCCGGGTCCGGTCCAGACGCCGCCGGTGTCGGCCTATCCGGTGGCCACGCAGGACGTCGCGCTGATCGTGCCCGACTTCACGCCGGTGGCCGACGTGGAGGCCGCCCTGCGCGACGGGGCCGGGGAGCTGCTGGAGTCCATCCGGCTGTTCGACGTCTATGCGGGGGAGCAGGTGGGTGAGGGGAACAAGTCGCTCGCCTACACGATGCGCTTCCGCGCCGCGGACCGGACGCTGACGGTGGAGGAGACGACGGCGGCTCGCGACGCGGCGGTGGCCATGGCGACCGACCGCGTGGGCGCTCAGCTCCGCAGCTCCTGA
- the pheS gene encoding phenylalanine--tRNA ligase subunit alpha has product MEADAIAAIKAADSLDALKQARLAHAGDRSPIALANREIGALPPAARAEAGKRVGTVRKAINEALAARQAELEAERDARVLVEETVDVTLPWDRRPRGARHPLTTLQERIADAFVAMGYEVAEGPELEGEWFNFDALNIAKDHPARSDHDTFFVGSTDSGMVLRTQTSPVQIRALLQRELPVYVISPGKTFRTDELDATHTPVFHQTEGLAVDEGLTMAHLKGTLDRFAEVMFGKGITTRFRPNYFPFTEPSAEMDLKCFVCRGSSAIPGNPPCRTCKSEGWIEWGGCGMVNPRVLIACGVDPSRYSGFAFGMGIERTLMFRHNAEDMRDMVEGDVRFTLPFGMEI; this is encoded by the coding sequence ATGGAGGCCGACGCCATCGCGGCGATCAAGGCGGCCGACAGCCTCGACGCACTCAAGCAGGCCAGGCTGGCGCACGCGGGCGACCGCTCGCCCATCGCCCTGGCCAACCGCGAGATCGGCGCCCTGCCGCCCGCCGCCCGCGCCGAGGCCGGCAAGCGCGTCGGCACCGTCCGTAAGGCGATCAACGAGGCGCTCGCCGCCCGCCAGGCCGAGCTCGAGGCCGAGCGCGACGCGCGGGTGCTCGTCGAGGAGACCGTCGACGTCACCCTGCCGTGGGACCGGCGGCCGCGCGGCGCCCGCCACCCGCTGACCACGCTGCAGGAGCGCATCGCCGACGCGTTCGTCGCCATGGGCTACGAAGTGGCCGAGGGCCCCGAGCTCGAAGGCGAGTGGTTCAACTTCGACGCGCTCAACATCGCCAAGGACCACCCGGCCCGCTCGGACCACGACACGTTCTTCGTCGGGTCCACCGACTCCGGCATGGTGCTGCGCACGCAGACCTCGCCGGTGCAGATCCGCGCGCTGCTCCAGCGCGAGCTGCCGGTCTACGTGATCTCGCCGGGCAAGACGTTCCGCACCGACGAGCTCGACGCCACCCACACCCCGGTCTTCCACCAGACCGAGGGGCTGGCCGTGGACGAGGGCCTGACGATGGCCCACCTCAAGGGCACGCTCGACCGGTTCGCGGAGGTGATGTTCGGCAAGGGCATCACGACCCGCTTCCGGCCCAACTACTTCCCGTTCACCGAGCCGTCCGCCGAGATGGACCTCAAGTGCTTCGTCTGCCGCGGCAGCTCGGCGATCCCGGGCAACCCGCCCTGCCGCACGTGCAAGTCGGAGGGCTGGATCGAGTGGGGCGGCTGCGGCATGGTCAACCCGCGCGTGCTCATCGCCTGCGGGGTCGATCCGTCGCGATACTCCGGGTTCGCGTTCGGCATGGGCATCGAGCGGACGCTGATGTTCCGCCACAACGCCGAGGACATGCGTGACATGGTCGAGGGAGACGTGCGCTTCACGCTCCCGTTCGGAATGGAGATCTGA